In Sporosarcina sp. PTS2304, a genomic segment contains:
- a CDS encoding sensor histidine kinase — MIRIRKDDMHNHHIQKKPFFNLHLKMIGLIGALSIAIILLIGGFINFFVTDILETQISERALSIAKNVALIPTISEAFETDNPSTIIQPIVQTIQAQTDAEFIVVGNAQEIRYSHPNPERIGQKMIGEDNTRALLHGETYISKSKGSLGNSLRAKTPIYLQDEIVGVVSVGFLVNSIESIIWNYSKEVWLVLLGISIVAIAGAILIATYIKNLLFGLEPEEISHLLFQKETIMHSIHEGIVAINTESKITMINSAALKLLSDSEQQTSDWIGQTIQESSPNSDLPYVLETGQSVFDQEKVFGTNFVYVNSVPIFYENELLGAVSTFRNKTEIEKLTKELDHVQQYARALRSQTHEFANKLYTITGLIRLNKKEEALEFIQHETTIQQHWMHSLLDEIEDPYVSGLLVGKLNQASELQINVTVQPGSQLHTTLSDKSRQALLTAIGNLVDNAFDAVYDERSISREISISFSDFGQDVLFEIDDSGPGITEDSLQEIFTTGFTTKKGTGRGLGLALTKQAIEAANGHLSVECSELGGTYFVVSIPK; from the coding sequence ATGATTCGAATTCGTAAAGACGATATGCATAATCATCATATACAGAAAAAACCTTTCTTCAACCTTCATTTGAAAATGATTGGATTGATCGGTGCGTTATCTATCGCAATTATTTTACTGATCGGCGGATTCATAAACTTTTTCGTCACAGATATATTAGAGACGCAAATTAGTGAACGCGCCCTTTCTATAGCTAAGAATGTAGCGTTAATTCCTACTATCTCAGAAGCATTTGAAACAGATAACCCTTCGACTATAATCCAGCCTATCGTCCAAACGATTCAAGCACAGACTGATGCCGAGTTCATCGTGGTTGGTAATGCGCAGGAAATACGCTATTCGCATCCCAATCCTGAGCGTATTGGTCAAAAAATGATTGGAGAAGATAATACACGCGCACTTTTACATGGCGAGACATATATCTCGAAATCAAAAGGTTCTTTAGGAAATTCTTTACGTGCCAAGACACCGATTTATTTGCAGGATGAAATTGTAGGTGTCGTCTCCGTAGGTTTTTTAGTGAATTCTATTGAATCAATCATTTGGAATTATAGTAAAGAAGTTTGGCTAGTACTTCTCGGCATTTCTATTGTAGCTATAGCAGGCGCTATTTTAATCGCTACTTACATAAAGAATCTTTTATTCGGTTTGGAGCCTGAAGAGATTTCACATTTGCTATTTCAAAAAGAAACGATTATGCACTCTATTCATGAAGGGATAGTGGCTATTAATACAGAAAGTAAAATTACGATGATTAATTCCGCTGCATTAAAACTGTTATCTGACAGTGAACAACAGACTAGCGATTGGATCGGGCAAACGATTCAAGAAAGCTCACCCAACTCCGATCTTCCTTATGTTTTAGAGACAGGTCAGTCTGTCTTCGATCAGGAAAAAGTATTTGGTACGAATTTTGTGTATGTAAATAGTGTTCCAATATTTTATGAAAACGAATTATTAGGAGCTGTATCTACATTCCGCAATAAAACTGAGATCGAGAAATTGACGAAAGAACTCGATCATGTACAGCAGTACGCCCGTGCGTTACGTTCTCAAACTCATGAATTTGCAAACAAACTTTACACGATTACAGGACTGATCCGTTTAAATAAAAAAGAAGAAGCGCTTGAATTCATCCAACATGAAACGACTATTCAACAGCATTGGATGCATTCCTTACTAGATGAAATAGAAGATCCGTATGTCAGTGGCTTACTCGTTGGCAAATTAAATCAAGCGAGTGAATTACAAATTAACGTCACTGTTCAGCCCGGAAGCCAGCTGCATACTACTCTTTCTGATAAAAGTCGGCAAGCTTTACTGACAGCTATAGGGAATTTAGTAGATAATGCATTTGATGCGGTATATGACGAGCGTTCGATTTCTCGGGAAATATCGATCTCTTTCTCTGATTTTGGACAAGATGTATTATTTGAAATCGATGATTCCGGACCCGGTATTACAGAGGACAGTTTACAAGAAATTTTCACGACAGGCTTTACGACGAAAAAAGGGACAGGTAGAGGATTAGGTCTAGCTTTGACAAAACAAGCGATTGAAGCCGCAAATGGTCACCTCTCTGTTGAATGCAGTGAGTTAGGCGGAACCTATTTTGTAGTTTCTATTCCTAAATAA
- a CDS encoding DUF488 family protein, with translation MIIYTVGHSTHTKEEFLQLLHDAGIEKLLDVRAFPGSRKFPHFHEDRMKEWLPKAGIDYRHCSKLGGRRRKSKTIDSEVNDGWNNQSFHNYADYTLTPEFKKGIANLIKEAEQQRVAICCSERHPARCHRLLISNWLVSHDLNVKHIIDGSKGKTVIEDHEIGKWGAEPVVQKDGQVIYPPKEEEKN, from the coding sequence GTGATAATTTATACGGTCGGTCATTCTACGCATACGAAGGAAGAGTTTTTGCAACTATTACATGATGCTGGAATTGAAAAACTGCTCGATGTACGAGCATTTCCAGGTAGTCGGAAATTTCCTCATTTTCATGAAGATCGCATGAAAGAATGGCTTCCCAAAGCGGGTATTGACTATAGACACTGCAGTAAATTAGGAGGGCGTCGTCGCAAATCTAAAACAATCGATTCGGAAGTGAATGACGGATGGAATAATCAGTCCTTTCATAACTATGCAGACTATACACTGACTCCCGAGTTTAAAAAGGGAATAGCTAATCTAATCAAAGAAGCAGAGCAACAACGAGTAGCTATTTGCTGTTCGGAACGTCATCCTGCTCGCTGTCATCGATTACTAATTAGTAACTGGCTTGTTTCTCATGATTTGAATGTTAAACATATAATAGATGGATCAAAAGGGAAAACAGTTATAGAAGATCATGAAATTGGAAAGTGGGGAGCTGAACCTGTTGTACAAAAAGATGGACAAGTGATCTATCCGCCAAAAGAAGAAGAAAAAAACTAG
- a CDS encoding M14 family metallocarboxypeptidase has product MLKKKLVIPAILATMIVAPIYSTANLAEKSVPPPAAGQTNSSHTPYAGQSYEQPENVLALYKEPEFDLVTPGLKNGKWMTNNPDMITYLQNIVNENSDIVTMEVAGQSLEGVDLPMLVFTKTSGKDSPEFKAKPTVWLQGHVHGNEPAGGESMLVMANELANGRLGDEVLDKINVVIYPRINPDGAQYFQRQTALRLDANRDHVKLELPETQALHNGMNQFKPEVVVDAHEYGMSNSTYKQFGKDGSIKYHDILLLAGKNLNIPSEIRKQSDDLFAANVFKSLTDKGYSNREYFTNSSKNGHVTLNEGGAEARIGRNANGLQPSFSFLVESRGIGIGKENFVRRVASQVETHSSILRTTANNAAQVKKMVADARDEITEKGKTYSEEDTVILQSKSTELKNQTLEIVDVATGTVNEIPVTYNSSTNGVATVERVRPTAYILPPAYHDIAKKLETQGATVNKTKNAQELVVESYVVTDKKVNTTYYEGHMLADVKAEVSKKNVHFPAGSYVISMAQPTANLVALSLEPESVDSYVAFNFIPVDVKDEVPVYRYLKELDLVLE; this is encoded by the coding sequence ATGTTGAAGAAAAAACTGGTTATACCCGCAATATTAGCAACTATGATTGTTGCACCTATTTATTCAACAGCAAATTTAGCAGAAAAGTCGGTTCCCCCACCAGCTGCCGGACAAACTAATTCATCACACACACCTTATGCCGGACAATCTTATGAGCAACCTGAAAATGTTCTTGCACTTTATAAAGAACCAGAGTTTGATCTCGTAACGCCAGGTTTAAAAAATGGGAAGTGGATGACAAATAATCCTGATATGATTACGTACTTACAGAATATCGTAAATGAAAACTCAGATATCGTAACGATGGAAGTTGCCGGACAATCTCTAGAAGGTGTAGACCTTCCTATGCTAGTGTTTACTAAAACGAGTGGGAAAGATTCACCCGAATTCAAAGCTAAGCCCACTGTATGGCTTCAAGGACATGTCCATGGAAATGAACCAGCTGGTGGTGAATCAATGCTAGTCATGGCAAATGAATTGGCAAACGGACGCTTAGGCGATGAAGTGTTAGATAAGATTAACGTAGTCATTTATCCACGCATCAATCCTGATGGCGCGCAATATTTCCAACGTCAAACAGCTTTGCGGCTAGATGCAAACCGAGATCATGTCAAATTGGAATTACCAGAAACACAAGCTCTTCACAATGGGATGAATCAATTTAAACCAGAAGTAGTAGTAGATGCACATGAATACGGAATGAGTAACTCGACGTATAAACAGTTTGGAAAAGACGGTTCCATTAAGTATCACGACATATTATTATTGGCAGGAAAAAACTTAAATATCCCTTCGGAAATCCGTAAACAATCTGATGACTTATTCGCTGCAAATGTATTTAAGAGCTTAACAGACAAAGGATATTCGAACCGTGAATACTTTACAAATAGCTCTAAAAATGGCCATGTTACATTAAATGAGGGCGGAGCAGAAGCTAGAATTGGTCGAAATGCTAATGGTCTTCAGCCCAGCTTCTCTTTCCTAGTAGAAAGCCGTGGAATCGGGATTGGTAAAGAAAACTTTGTACGTCGGGTCGCTTCACAAGTCGAAACACATTCAAGTATTTTAAGAACAACTGCAAACAATGCTGCGCAAGTTAAGAAGATGGTAGCAGATGCTCGCGATGAAATTACTGAAAAAGGAAAAACATACTCTGAAGAAGATACAGTAATTTTGCAAAGTAAAAGCACTGAGTTGAAAAATCAAACGTTAGAAATCGTAGATGTTGCTACAGGAACTGTAAATGAAATACCTGTTACGTATAATAGTTCGACAAATGGTGTAGCGACAGTAGAAAGAGTTCGTCCGACAGCTTATATTTTACCACCAGCGTATCACGATATTGCGAAGAAATTAGAGACGCAAGGTGCTACTGTTAATAAAACGAAAAACGCACAGGAACTTGTTGTCGAAAGTTATGTCGTTACAGATAAAAAAGTAAATACAACTTACTATGAGGGTCATATGCTTGCAGATGTAAAAGCGGAAGTATCTAAAAAGAACGTTCACTTCCCTGCTGGCAGTTATGTAATCAGCATGGCACAACCTACAGCAAATTTAGTGGCATTATCACTGGAACCTGAATCGGTAGATAGCTATGTAGCATTTAACTTTATACCGGTAGACGTTAAAGATGAAGTTCCCGTTTACCGCTATTTGAAAGAACTTGATTTAGTACTAGAATAA
- a CDS encoding amidase yields the protein MAKELIQKSVEELAPLLKNGSLSPVELTKAVLDHAEETQETINAYMTFYREEAEQSALEAEKEIKDGNYRGMYHGIPMALKDNLYFKNKVTTMSSKIHKDFVPKDDATVVTKLRDAGVIFTGKLSMHEYAWGITNNNPHYGAVRNPWDTNRIPGGSSGGSGAAVAVGSSVASLGTDTAGSIRIPSSICGIVGLKPTHGRVSKYGCYPLAWSLDHIGPMTKTIKDAAGMMDIISGYDLKDPTSIDTPVDSHLQKIKGDVKDLVIGVNEEYFFKEVDNEVDQVVRGTIQALVDQGAKVEVVKIPSLKYAEWAELVTSLSEASTIHHEDMLKRPQDFGADIRMLFELGELPSAVDYLQAQQVRRQLKQEFQQAFQKVDVLLAPTLPVVASVIGEDTVDLNGKKVDLIDNIIRFTGPSNLTGLPALSVPGGFKAGLPVGVQIIGPAFSEALLLDVGYAIEQTNPMKNKMPDLLSKV from the coding sequence TTGGCTAAAGAATTGATTCAAAAATCTGTAGAAGAATTAGCGCCCCTACTTAAAAATGGTTCGCTATCTCCTGTTGAACTAACGAAAGCTGTTTTAGATCATGCAGAAGAGACGCAGGAAACAATTAATGCGTATATGACATTTTATCGGGAAGAAGCAGAGCAGTCGGCACTTGAAGCTGAAAAAGAAATTAAAGACGGGAACTATCGAGGCATGTACCACGGAATACCGATGGCCTTGAAAGACAACTTGTATTTTAAAAATAAAGTAACTACGATGTCGTCAAAGATTCATAAAGATTTCGTTCCAAAAGATGATGCAACTGTAGTGACCAAGTTACGAGACGCAGGGGTTATCTTTACTGGTAAACTAAGTATGCATGAATATGCATGGGGTATTACGAATAATAACCCACATTACGGGGCTGTCAGAAACCCTTGGGACACGAACAGAATACCAGGCGGTTCGAGTGGTGGTTCTGGAGCGGCAGTAGCTGTAGGGTCGAGCGTTGCATCACTTGGTACAGATACGGCAGGTTCCATTCGCATTCCTTCTTCCATCTGTGGAATTGTTGGTCTGAAGCCTACCCACGGAAGAGTGAGCAAGTATGGGTGCTATCCACTGGCATGGTCGCTGGATCATATCGGTCCTATGACAAAAACGATTAAAGACGCTGCTGGTATGATGGATATTATTTCTGGTTATGATTTGAAGGATCCGACATCTATTGATACTCCGGTAGATTCTCATTTGCAGAAAATTAAAGGAGACGTAAAAGATTTAGTGATAGGTGTGAACGAAGAGTACTTCTTTAAAGAAGTTGATAACGAAGTAGATCAAGTAGTTCGCGGTACTATTCAGGCACTTGTAGATCAAGGAGCCAAGGTAGAAGTTGTAAAAATCCCTTCTCTGAAGTATGCAGAATGGGCAGAACTGGTTACATCACTTTCTGAAGCATCGACAATTCATCATGAAGATATGTTGAAGAGACCGCAAGACTTCGGTGCTGATATCAGAATGTTGTTTGAGCTTGGAGAACTTCCGTCAGCAGTGGATTATTTACAGGCTCAACAAGTGCGGCGTCAGTTGAAACAGGAGTTCCAGCAAGCTTTTCAAAAAGTAGATGTGTTACTTGCGCCTACATTACCCGTAGTAGCAAGTGTAATAGGTGAAGATACAGTAGATTTAAATGGGAAAAAAGTAGATTTAATAGATAATATTATTCGTTTTACAGGTCCTAGTAATTTAACGGGATTACCTGCGCTGTCGGTGCCGGGCGGCTTTAAAGCTGGATTACCTGTCGGAGTGCAAATTATTGGTCCGGCGTTTTCAGAAGCCTTACTGTTAGATGTAGGCTACGCAATTGAACAAACTAATCCAATGAAAAACAAGATGCCAGATTTACTTTCAAAAGTATAA
- a CDS encoding response regulator, translating into MVHTIQVMIIEDDFRVSQINRQLIENITGFHVLVETKTAAEALAFLQRTESLPDLILLDIYIPDSPGLELFWRLRKDYPLIDIILLTATKEAETIQEVMHGGIADFLIKPVTPERLTKSFTLYRSNQVVLTSKSELTQADVDRIMGIAAPQVSSNSTDSLPKSIDQLTLDRIEKIFDSTPTAGMTAVDTGEAAGVSRSTARRYLEYLVSTGKIEAQLHYGVVGRPERIYSKP; encoded by the coding sequence ATGGTACATACTATACAAGTAATGATTATAGAAGATGACTTTCGCGTGTCACAAATTAATCGCCAGCTAATCGAAAATATCACGGGCTTTCACGTGTTAGTCGAAACAAAAACTGCAGCTGAGGCATTAGCATTTTTACAACGAACAGAAAGTTTGCCTGATTTGATTTTACTGGATATTTATATACCAGACAGTCCAGGTCTAGAACTATTTTGGCGATTACGTAAAGACTATCCGCTCATTGATATTATTTTATTAACCGCCACAAAAGAAGCTGAAACTATCCAAGAAGTCATGCACGGCGGTATTGCGGATTTTTTGATAAAGCCAGTTACTCCAGAACGATTGACTAAGTCTTTCACTCTCTATCGTTCAAATCAAGTAGTACTCACTTCAAAGTCAGAACTTACTCAAGCGGACGTAGATCGAATAATGGGTATAGCAGCACCTCAAGTGTCTTCAAATTCTACTGACAGTTTACCTAAAAGCATCGATCAACTGACATTGGATCGTATAGAAAAAATATTTGATAGCACCCCCACTGCAGGCATGACGGCGGTTGACACTGGTGAAGCTGCCGGTGTCAGTCGATCCACTGCACGAAGATATCTTGAGTATTTAGTTTCAACTGGAAAAATAGAAGCACAACTTCATTACGGTGTCGTCGGCCGGCCCGAACGCATCTATAGTAAACCGTGA